The Spirosoma oryzicola genome window below encodes:
- a CDS encoding Crp/Fnr family transcriptional regulator, translating to MEEFIKFIKGIVWIDDLDLQLVLSRCSERQIPKGKLILRKGQIAHQYFFIVSGGVRFFYELHDQENTTWVMFENEFFTEISSLHPQKPSRFNIDAIDETRLIVIDKKDMDFLYSQVPAWEEFGRKIWEATTIRMIDQIMNFQTLSAEERYLAFLTNSQLIQKAPVKQVAAVLGITPNALSRIRKKIR from the coding sequence ATGGAAGAATTTATAAAATTCATCAAAGGAATCGTCTGGATCGACGATCTGGATTTACAACTTGTGCTTTCCCGATGCAGCGAAAGACAAATTCCCAAAGGCAAGCTCATTTTAAGGAAGGGGCAAATTGCTCATCAATACTTTTTCATTGTATCCGGCGGTGTTCGCTTTTTTTACGAGCTTCATGACCAGGAGAATACGACCTGGGTTATGTTTGAAAATGAATTCTTTACAGAAATCTCAAGCCTTCATCCTCAGAAACCTTCCCGGTTTAATATCGACGCCATCGACGAAACCCGACTAATCGTGATTGATAAAAAAGACATGGATTTTCTGTACAGCCAGGTGCCTGCCTGGGAGGAGTTCGGCCGGAAAATCTGGGAGGCTACGACCATCCGAATGATCGACCAGATCATGAATTTTCAAACCTTATCTGCCGAAGAACGCTATCTGGCCTTCCTGACAAATTCTCAACTTATTCAGAAAGCACCGGTCAAGCAGGTAGCC
- a CDS encoding RES family NAD+ phosphorylase produces the protein MEVFRISKEIHANSLSSSGSANRWNLKGQQVIYTGSSRSLSSLELVVHRGAIQPATKYKVMVISIADEDYLIKQIQQKDLPANWRSLAGYTALQTIGSTWYNSQESLVLKVPSAVIVYEYNYVINTEHPDFNRNVQIVRTEDYFWDSRLL, from the coding sequence ATGGAAGTATTCCGAATCAGCAAAGAGATCCACGCCAATTCACTAAGTTCATCGGGCAGCGCCAATCGCTGGAACCTGAAAGGGCAGCAGGTTATTTACACCGGTTCATCCCGTTCCTTGTCATCTTTGGAGCTGGTAGTTCACCGGGGGGCTATTCAACCGGCCACAAAGTACAAAGTGATGGTCATCTCCATCGCCGACGAGGATTACCTCATCAAGCAGATTCAGCAAAAAGATCTTCCCGCAAACTGGCGAAGCTTAGCGGGTTATACCGCTTTGCAGACGATTGGTTCCACCTGGTACAACAGCCAGGAGAGTTTAGTACTCAAGGTTCCCTCCGCCGTTATTGTCTACGAATACAATTACGTCATCAACACAGAGCATCCAGATTTCAACCGAAACGTTCAGATTGTACGGACGGAGGATTATTTTTGGGATTCCCGGCTTTTGTGA
- a CDS encoding antitoxin Xre/MbcA/ParS toxin-binding domain-containing protein, with amino-acid sequence MKRAASAESHILRDVPGHINDSEILSFLYTKDINWQHVNAIKTLTDFNDDIISDWLNVSVKTFREYKKPQNTFKENVKEQVLLLLALIKHGIEVFGSVKEFDQWLNRKNFFFDNKSPNSYLNTVTGVKFVDDRLTAMEYGDNV; translated from the coding sequence ATGAAACGAGCAGCGTCGGCAGAAAGCCATATTCTGAGGGATGTGCCTGGGCACATCAACGACAGTGAAATTCTTTCCTTTCTATACACAAAGGATATTAACTGGCAGCATGTCAATGCCATCAAAACGTTGACGGACTTCAACGATGACATTATTTCGGACTGGCTCAATGTGAGCGTCAAAACATTCCGGGAATACAAAAAGCCTCAGAATACCTTCAAGGAAAACGTCAAAGAGCAGGTATTGCTTTTGTTAGCCCTAATTAAACATGGCATTGAGGTGTTTGGGTCAGTGAAAGAATTTGACCAGTGGTTGAACCGCAAGAACTTTTTTTTCGATAATAAAAGTCCTAATTCTTATTTGAATACGGTGACAGGGGTAAAATTTGTAGATGATCGATTGACCGCCATGGAGTACGGAGATAATGTGTAA
- a CDS encoding M48 family metalloprotease, which translates to MHKLSYHKFLTVSITSLLVFACARNPVTGKREINLMSTEQEIAIGQESHPSVIATMGLYDDKKLQAFMNEKGKAMAKVSHRPDLPYQFFIVDSPIVNAFAVPGGYVYFTRGILAHFNNEAEFAGVLGHEIGHITAKHAARSQKSQLLSSIALIGGAVLAPQVVGQNIEALQQGLGLLSLKYSRDHESESDNLGVEYSSKIGYDAREMGDFFGTLKRLSEKSGQAIPQFMSTHPDPGNRFTRVHQLAKDYQAKNPASYQVNRDQYMRLIDGIMYGEDPRQGFVENGYFYHPELRFQFPVPTSWQSQNSPSQFQMAAKDGKSAMILTLAKGSSLDEAAQNLVKELSLNVLENGKTTINGNPAYVLISRQQQQQQQGQQQQQDPRTALQIGTWLIQYNNAIYALHGLATNADFNASFGTFKQVAENFRSLSDPDKINRKAERVFVKTSPRDGSFREVVTALGLPANRVEEAGILNGLQADDRVTRGTLVKVISR; encoded by the coding sequence ATGCACAAACTCTCCTACCACAAATTTCTCACTGTCAGCATAACGTCTCTACTTGTTTTTGCGTGCGCCCGTAATCCGGTTACCGGAAAGCGTGAAATAAACCTGATGTCGACTGAACAGGAAATTGCCATAGGCCAAGAATCTCATCCATCGGTTATTGCCACAATGGGGCTATACGATGATAAGAAACTTCAGGCTTTTATGAACGAGAAAGGCAAAGCGATGGCCAAAGTTTCGCATCGGCCCGACCTCCCTTATCAGTTCTTTATTGTCGATTCGCCCATCGTTAATGCCTTTGCCGTACCGGGAGGCTACGTTTATTTTACACGCGGTATTTTGGCCCACTTCAACAATGAAGCGGAATTTGCTGGCGTACTTGGCCACGAAATCGGCCACATCACGGCCAAACATGCAGCCCGCTCGCAAAAAAGCCAATTGCTTAGTTCTATTGCGCTTATTGGCGGAGCCGTGCTGGCCCCGCAGGTGGTCGGTCAGAATATCGAAGCCCTTCAACAGGGATTAGGTCTTTTGTCCCTGAAATACAGCCGTGATCACGAATCGGAGTCCGATAATCTAGGCGTTGAATATTCTAGTAAGATTGGTTACGATGCCCGCGAGATGGGCGATTTTTTCGGGACGCTTAAACGTCTTTCCGAAAAATCGGGACAGGCTATACCTCAGTTTATGTCTACGCACCCTGATCCGGGTAACCGCTTCACGCGCGTGCATCAACTGGCGAAAGACTATCAGGCCAAGAATCCCGCTTCGTATCAGGTAAATCGCGATCAGTATATGCGCCTGATTGACGGCATTATGTACGGAGAAGATCCCCGGCAGGGTTTCGTCGAAAACGGGTATTTTTATCATCCTGAACTGCGTTTTCAGTTTCCTGTACCAACTAGCTGGCAGTCTCAAAATTCGCCAAGTCAGTTTCAAATGGCAGCTAAAGACGGTAAATCTGCAATGATTCTCACGCTGGCGAAAGGTTCGTCATTGGACGAAGCGGCCCAGAATTTGGTAAAAGAATTAAGTCTGAATGTACTGGAAAACGGAAAAACCACCATCAATGGTAATCCGGCCTACGTGCTTATTTCGCGGCAACAACAGCAACAGCAGCAGGGACAGCAGCAACAACAAGATCCTAGAACGGCGCTTCAGATTGGTACCTGGCTGATACAATATAACAATGCTATCTACGCGCTGCACGGATTAGCGACAAACGCTGACTTCAACGCTAGCTTTGGTACCTTCAAGCAGGTAGCCGAGAATTTCCGCTCACTCTCCGATCCGGATAAAATCAACCGCAAGGCTGAACGGGTATTTGTAAAAACATCGCCCCGTGACGGTTCATTTCGGGAAGTGGTCACCGCCTTGGGACTGCCTGCCAATCGGGTAGAAGAGGCCGGTATACTAAATGGCCTTCAAGCTGATGACCGCGTAACGAGAGGCACGTTGGTTAAGGTCATTAGTCGGTAG
- a CDS encoding nuclear transport factor 2 family protein: MSETNKAVLEKANAAVTKGDNEGFLAHCTEDTQWVFVGEQTLQGKEAVRQWMATAYAEPPVFMVEQLIAEGDFVTAIGRINLKDETGVTIPYSYCDVWRFSEGKMAELKAFVIKA; encoded by the coding sequence ATGAGTGAAACGAACAAAGCAGTCTTAGAAAAGGCAAACGCGGCTGTCACCAAGGGCGATAATGAGGGTTTTCTAGCTCATTGTACCGAAGACACCCAATGGGTATTTGTGGGTGAGCAAACCCTACAAGGCAAAGAAGCGGTTCGACAGTGGATGGCAACGGCATACGCAGAACCTCCGGTATTTATGGTCGAGCAGTTGATTGCCGAGGGCGATTTTGTTACCGCCATTGGCCGGATTAATCTCAAAGACGAAACAGGGGTAACCATTCCTTATTCGTACTGTGACGTATGGCGCTTTAGTGAAGGCAAAATGGCTGAACTAAAGGCATTTGTCATTAAAGCGTAG
- a CDS encoding putative DNA modification/repair radical SAM protein: MVNDRVIEKLEILSDAAKYDVSCSSSQSKRANKDKGLGDTKGYGICHSFTEDGRCVSLLKILLTNHCIFDCAYCVSRKSNDVKRAAFTVDEVVDLTINFYRRNYIEGLFLSSGIFDSPDYTMERLVRIAKKLRTEHRFNGYIHLKAIPGASEELIKEAGLYADRLSVNVEMPTEQSLKLLAPEKNHQDVIRPMTYLKTEIAGHKEERKNNPKAPSFAPAGQSTQMVIGATKETDLDILGMTNHFYNQLSLKRVYYSGYVPISEDNRLPLIGTPVPIIRENRLYQADWLLRYYGFGFTELVGATQPNLDLDVDPKLGWALRNLDQFPVDVNTADIELIKRIPGIGFQSAQKIVAARRFRRLKAEHLQKMGIAYNRARYFLAFSQPFAPQPDYTPSQLKRLILTVQKSKYQSTFSNQLSLF; the protein is encoded by the coding sequence ATGGTGAATGATCGAGTGATAGAGAAACTGGAAATTCTATCCGATGCGGCAAAATATGATGTATCCTGCTCGTCCAGTCAGAGCAAACGAGCCAACAAGGACAAGGGGTTAGGGGATACCAAAGGCTATGGCATTTGTCATTCCTTTACCGAAGATGGTCGCTGCGTGTCCCTGCTGAAAATTCTATTGACCAATCATTGTATTTTCGATTGCGCGTATTGCGTGAGTCGGAAGAGCAATGATGTCAAACGGGCTGCCTTTACGGTCGATGAGGTCGTTGATCTGACGATTAATTTCTACCGTCGAAACTACATTGAAGGGCTTTTTCTGAGTTCAGGAATCTTCGATAGTCCGGACTACACGATGGAACGCTTAGTGCGAATTGCCAAAAAGCTACGCACGGAGCATCGGTTTAATGGTTACATCCACTTGAAAGCCATTCCGGGAGCCAGTGAAGAGCTGATCAAAGAAGCGGGTTTGTACGCTGACCGCTTGAGCGTCAATGTGGAAATGCCTACTGAACAAAGCTTGAAACTGCTCGCACCGGAAAAAAACCATCAGGATGTGATCCGGCCCATGACGTATCTGAAGACCGAGATTGCGGGCCACAAAGAAGAACGCAAAAACAACCCCAAAGCACCTAGTTTTGCTCCCGCTGGTCAGAGTACGCAAATGGTGATTGGTGCCACAAAAGAAACCGATCTGGATATTCTGGGTATGACCAATCACTTCTACAATCAACTGAGCCTGAAGCGGGTGTACTATTCAGGCTATGTACCTATCAGTGAGGACAATCGGCTGCCATTGATCGGTACACCCGTTCCCATCATCCGGGAAAATCGGCTTTATCAGGCCGACTGGCTACTGCGCTATTATGGCTTCGGCTTTACCGAACTGGTTGGCGCTACTCAGCCAAATCTGGACCTGGATGTAGACCCCAAACTGGGCTGGGCCTTACGAAACTTGGATCAGTTTCCGGTCGATGTCAATACGGCTGATATCGAGCTAATCAAACGCATCCCCGGCATTGGCTTTCAAAGTGCCCAGAAAATTGTGGCTGCGCGTCGGTTCAGACGGCTCAAGGCCGAGCACCTACAGAAGATGGGCATCGCTTACAATCGAGCCCGCTATTTTCTGGCATTCAGTCAGCCGTTTGCTCCCCAACCCGATTATACCCCTTCGCAACTTAAACGACTGATTCTGACGGTGCAAAAAAGCAAATACCAGTCTACTTTTTCGAATCAGTTAAGTTTATTTTGA
- a CDS encoding TIGR03915 family putative DNA repair protein, which yields MTSIVYDGTYEGWLTAIFAIYDHKLTDVAFSRSEASTGSLFSRTHSVTTDEVKAERVLTGLRKRLSEEGMTRLYKTFLSDLDRPDDMMWSFVSHVFASAQNVEEDYAHPAVWAVKQAAKRVQREAHRMEAFVRFKLTSDQLYYALIEPDCDVLGLICPHFESRYADQHWLIYDAKRRYGIYYDLEKATTVTLGVQDGRTNRTGLVAEISDEGEAFYQELWRRYFKSVTIDARKNKRLQLQHMPKRYWRYLTEKMP from the coding sequence ATGACGAGTATAGTATACGATGGAACGTATGAAGGTTGGCTCACGGCTATCTTTGCCATTTACGACCACAAACTAACGGACGTTGCGTTTTCCCGTTCGGAAGCGTCTACAGGCTCGTTATTTAGCAGGACTCATTCGGTGACCACCGACGAAGTGAAAGCAGAGCGGGTATTGACGGGCTTACGAAAGCGATTGTCGGAAGAAGGCATGACCCGACTTTACAAAACGTTTCTTTCTGACCTCGACCGACCCGACGATATGATGTGGAGCTTTGTCAGTCATGTCTTTGCGAGTGCCCAGAATGTGGAAGAGGACTACGCTCACCCGGCGGTTTGGGCCGTTAAGCAGGCAGCCAAGCGGGTGCAACGGGAAGCGCATCGAATGGAAGCGTTTGTTCGTTTCAAGCTCACCTCCGACCAGTTGTATTACGCGCTCATTGAACCGGATTGCGATGTACTGGGTTTGATCTGCCCTCACTTTGAAAGCCGGTATGCCGATCAACACTGGCTCATTTACGATGCCAAGCGTCGGTATGGCATTTATTATGATTTAGAGAAAGCAACGACTGTAACGCTCGGCGTTCAGGATGGCCGGACTAATCGTACTGGGCTTGTGGCTGAGATCAGTGATGAAGGCGAGGCATTTTACCAGGAACTCTGGCGTCGCTATTTCAAGAGCGTAACCATCGATGCCCGCAAGAATAAGCGCCTTCAACTTCAGCATATGCCCAAACGATATTGGAGGTATTTAACCGAAAAAATGCCTTAG
- a CDS encoding Gfo/Idh/MocA family protein: MLKIGIIGLGDIATKAYLPLLAARADIEIHLCSTTTEKMQRIAGQYRISHVHPDISSLIMAGIQAVFVHAATVAHHAIVETLLEARVAVFVDKPLTLHFAQSEQLVKLAKQTNTLLMIGFNRRYAPIYRQLKAVDKPTMILMQKNRPVLPGEIRSFVLDDFIHVVDTLRWLFPFPIADWQITYMREDDQLKQLTLQLKAPHGETALGIMNRNTAITEERLEIMSASQKLVAVNISQLIRESTLGSDYVRQNDWEPTLHKRGFALMVDDFLRAVAGECSPYIDLDDALMSHQLCEQIIERVMKESY, translated from the coding sequence ATGCTCAAAATTGGTATCATTGGACTCGGCGATATTGCGACCAAGGCTTATCTGCCCCTCCTTGCAGCGCGGGCGGATATAGAAATTCATCTCTGCTCGACTACGACGGAGAAAATGCAGCGAATAGCCGGGCAATACCGGATTAGTCACGTACACCCGGACATCAGCTCACTGATTATGGCCGGTATACAGGCCGTTTTTGTGCATGCGGCTACGGTAGCACATCACGCGATTGTCGAGACGCTATTAGAGGCCAGGGTCGCGGTTTTTGTCGATAAGCCGCTGACGCTTCACTTCGCCCAAAGCGAACAACTAGTTAAGCTGGCTAAGCAAACGAACACGCTGCTAATGATCGGTTTCAACCGCCGGTATGCCCCAATTTATCGCCAGTTAAAAGCGGTTGACAAGCCGACAATGATCCTGATGCAGAAGAACCGGCCCGTCTTGCCGGGCGAAATCCGGTCGTTTGTGCTGGACGATTTTATTCATGTGGTGGACACACTACGGTGGCTTTTTCCGTTTCCGATTGCCGATTGGCAAATCACGTATATGCGCGAGGACGATCAGCTCAAACAGTTGACGCTACAACTAAAAGCTCCACACGGAGAGACAGCACTTGGGATTATGAACCGCAACACAGCGATAACCGAAGAGCGGCTGGAAATTATGTCAGCAAGTCAAAAATTAGTAGCCGTCAACATTTCCCAATTAATCCGGGAAAGTACATTGGGCAGTGACTACGTGCGCCAGAACGACTGGGAGCCAACCTTACACAAACGCGGTTTTGCCTTGATGGTCGACGATTTTCTGCGGGCTGTAGCCGGGGAGTGTTCACCGTATATTGATCTGGACGACGCGCTTATGAGCCACCAACTGTGTGAGCAAATTATAGAGAGGGTGATGAAAGAATCGTATTAA
- a CDS encoding TlpA family protein disulfide reductase, with amino-acid sequence MKIQTLLFVLLFYSSTKGQQVATLVELPITTANGYGPFSVGFSRFTPDVNDGSYWSKMQLSIKGVPENWTNVEKAMARVNTWQLIYQNVISGTVPRSWYKGYQQSSKINLDDALFSKQPIKCYVYLVKGFDQSKGKWLVLVDTNNNLDFSDETPFEAEEIKPGSIPDNVADARLVMYQSYQKGKIITSRIPLVVKRMGNDLFFNFPQYAKATFRHADERIDLVITNGFAGLDYIGSTSIAQTPRWFWQKAVSQKDLTEIGDVITLGGRKYKNKGVNTFTNTLQLEPLATNTIDYSLRTGRSFRPFIAREFTTGNSISLSSLKGKYVFVEFWGTWCSPCVSTLPTLKRLYKRLNKNRFEFIGIVSRDSPEHLRDFLKKHDVRWPQLLSNGPDGLVDQYHVTAYPTSVLLNPNGKIVAADLSMEKLEAKLNELNKLEE; translated from the coding sequence ATGAAGATTCAAACGCTACTTTTCGTCCTCCTATTCTATAGTTCAACGAAAGGCCAACAGGTGGCAACTCTGGTTGAACTACCCATAACTACAGCGAATGGATACGGGCCTTTTAGTGTCGGTTTTTCTCGCTTCACACCGGATGTGAACGATGGATCATACTGGAGCAAAATGCAGTTGTCCATCAAAGGAGTACCTGAGAACTGGACAAACGTAGAAAAGGCAATGGCCAGGGTTAATACTTGGCAACTCATCTATCAGAATGTAATAAGCGGTACCGTACCAAGATCCTGGTACAAGGGTTACCAACAAAGTAGTAAAATTAACCTGGACGACGCCCTTTTCTCTAAGCAACCGATTAAGTGTTACGTTTATCTAGTGAAGGGGTTCGATCAGAGTAAGGGCAAATGGTTGGTGCTGGTGGATACCAATAACAACCTTGATTTTAGCGACGAAACTCCTTTTGAAGCGGAAGAAATTAAGCCGGGTTCCATACCGGACAATGTTGCCGATGCCCGTTTAGTCATGTACCAATCCTATCAAAAAGGAAAGATTATTACGTCTCGTATACCGTTGGTTGTCAAACGGATGGGCAATGATTTGTTTTTCAATTTTCCTCAATACGCCAAAGCTACTTTTCGACACGCAGACGAACGAATCGATTTGGTTATCACAAACGGATTTGCAGGATTAGATTACATTGGTTCTACGTCAATTGCACAGACACCTCGCTGGTTTTGGCAAAAGGCAGTTAGCCAGAAAGACCTGACTGAAATAGGCGATGTTATCACCCTTGGTGGTCGTAAATACAAAAATAAAGGGGTTAATACATTCACCAATACCTTACAGTTGGAACCCTTAGCCACTAACACGATTGATTACTCCCTAAGGACTGGTCGCTCGTTTCGACCTTTTATCGCTCGCGAGTTCACCACCGGAAATTCGATCTCACTGAGTAGCTTGAAAGGTAAATATGTTTTTGTCGAATTTTGGGGTACTTGGTGTTCCCCCTGTGTATCGACTCTACCAACGTTGAAGCGGCTTTATAAGCGACTTAATAAAAACCGTTTCGAATTTATCGGTATTGTAAGCAGGGACAGTCCAGAACATTTACGAGATTTTCTGAAGAAGCATGACGTAAGGTGGCCTCAACTATTGTCCAATGGCCCGGACGGTTTGGTTGATCAGTACCATGTTACGGCCTATCCAACGAGTGTACTGCTTAACCCAAATGGCAAAATAGTAGCTGCTGACCTAAGCATGGAAAAGTTAGAAGCCAAACTAAACGAATTGAACAAACTGGAAGAGTAA